The Solibacillus sp. FSL R7-0682 genome includes a window with the following:
- a CDS encoding AraC family transcriptional regulator, which yields MSFMKVNKKFKVVGLKGNGEYVNFEHEVPLLAKQLLSRSKEIHNKTETEIAIFEPKKDEHHSRGHYYVGLIVTGKLMNAPTGMDYLEVNNSYITIRGNISNLEELHLDLLSWGNEQGYQRDLDSYIIETYHPISDGVEEVQIYLPIVE from the coding sequence ATGTCGTTTATGAAGGTAAATAAGAAATTTAAGGTGGTTGGATTAAAAGGAAATGGAGAGTATGTTAACTTTGAACATGAAGTCCCCCTGCTTGCGAAACAACTATTAAGCCGCTCAAAAGAAATTCATAATAAAACAGAGACGGAAATTGCAATCTTTGAACCTAAAAAGGATGAGCATCATAGCAGAGGTCATTATTATGTAGGATTAATTGTTACTGGAAAATTAATGAATGCACCAACAGGCATGGATTATTTAGAGGTAAACAATAGCTATATAACTATTAGGGGAAATATATCTAATTTGGAAGAACTACATTTGGATTTATTAAGTTGGGGAAATGAACAAGGCTATCAAAGAGACCTAGATTCTTATATTATCGAAACGTATCATCCTATTAGCGATGGTGTTGAAGAAGTACAAATATACTTGCCAATAGTTGAATAG
- a CDS encoding polysaccharide deacetylase family protein, with protein MYKQHVFGIFIIIMATFVSFMTVARAEEFHWGFKPSRGGEPVEIGEPLESLLDKYGAIYKGNADQKIVYLTFDNGYENGFTESILNTLREEKAPATFFLTGHYLTSATDLVKTMIKDGHIIGNHSYGHPNMAKLSEQEMVKEWQQFDSKLKELTGVERTYYARPPEGTFNEQVLKVGNDNGYRHLFWSIAFKDWLKDERRGYEYAYNALMNQLHPGAIILMHTVAQDNAEALPKFIQEAKKQGYTFGSIDDLVLEYEGVPFR; from the coding sequence ATGTACAAACAGCATGTATTTGGAATTTTCATTATTATAATGGCAACTTTTGTTTCGTTTATGACTGTTGCCCGTGCAGAAGAATTTCATTGGGGCTTTAAACCAAGTCGTGGTGGAGAACCTGTCGAAATTGGAGAACCTTTAGAAAGCTTACTGGACAAGTACGGTGCCATTTATAAAGGAAATGCAGATCAAAAAATCGTCTATTTAACCTTCGACAATGGATATGAAAATGGCTTTACCGAGAGTATTTTAAATACATTACGGGAGGAAAAAGCGCCAGCAACTTTTTTCTTAACAGGGCATTATTTAACTAGTGCAACGGATTTAGTTAAGACGATGATTAAAGATGGGCATATTATTGGCAATCACTCGTACGGTCACCCTAATATGGCCAAACTATCCGAACAGGAAATGGTTAAAGAATGGCAGCAGTTCGATTCGAAGCTTAAAGAACTAACCGGTGTAGAACGTACTTACTACGCTCGGCCCCCAGAAGGAACCTTCAATGAACAAGTTTTAAAGGTCGGAAACGACAATGGCTATCGCCACCTTTTTTGGTCAATAGCTTTCAAAGATTGGTTAAAGGATGAGCGAAGAGGTTATGAGTATGCATACAATGCTCTAATGAATCAACTACATCCAGGAGCAATAATCTTAATGCATACTGTCGCTCAGGATAATGCAGAGGCATTACCTAAATTTATTCAAGAAGCTAAAAAACAAGGCTATACTTTCGGCTCAATTGATGATTTAGTTTTAGAATATGAAGGCGTACCCTTTCGTTAA
- a CDS encoding YfhH family protein, which yields MNEMTYNQMTEQELRQEIANLREKARKAEQLGIVNEYAVYERKALMAEAYLVDLDTIIPGEMYRITGSPGEFFQVDYLKGRFAWGHRLGSERFEEALPVSILRPMKEGK from the coding sequence ATGAATGAAATGACTTATAACCAAATGACAGAGCAGGAGCTACGTCAAGAAATCGCCAACTTACGTGAAAAAGCAAGAAAAGCAGAGCAGCTAGGCATCGTTAATGAATACGCTGTGTATGAACGTAAAGCATTAATGGCAGAAGCTTATTTAGTAGATTTAGATACAATTATTCCAGGTGAAATGTATCGTATTACAGGTTCGCCAGGTGAGTTTTTTCAGGTAGATTATTTGAAGGGACGCTTTGCTTGGGGACATCGTTTAGGCAGTGAACGTTTTGAAGAAGCATTACCAGTATCAATTTTACGTCCAATGAAGGAAGGGAAGTAA
- a CDS encoding metal-dependent hydrolase codes for MDSGTHFVMGIALGGLALADPVVASHPVTFTAVIAGTIIGSQAPDVDTILKLRNNAIYIRHHRGITHSIPAVILWPLLIVGFLSFILPNANLFHVWLWTQLAVFIHVFVDIFNAYGTQALRPFSKKWVALGVINTFDPLIFGMHCIGILFWAFGANPVLIFSIMYIVIFFYYLLRFALQKAIKSAVHNELQDEEFVIVAPTMRFFHWKIAAKSKTHFYVGRAYRRTVNIYDKFEIEPIPKTEFVEKAMKDPNLDAFLSFSPLHRWEISELENGLTELRLIDLRYRSNDRYPFVAVAHLNDELEIVNSYTGWIFTEEKLQKKLQIGAGNE; via the coding sequence ATGGACTCAGGCACACATTTCGTTATGGGAATTGCTTTAGGAGGATTAGCTCTTGCTGATCCTGTCGTAGCAAGTCATCCAGTCACCTTTACTGCTGTCATAGCAGGTACAATCATTGGATCACAAGCACCCGATGTCGATACTATTTTAAAACTTCGTAATAATGCTATATATATTCGCCACCATCGTGGGATTACTCATTCTATTCCCGCCGTCATTTTGTGGCCATTATTAATAGTTGGTTTTTTATCATTCATCTTACCTAATGCAAACTTATTCCACGTTTGGCTGTGGACTCAGCTTGCAGTATTTATACATGTCTTTGTCGACATTTTTAACGCATACGGAACACAAGCATTGCGCCCTTTCTCGAAAAAATGGGTTGCACTTGGTGTCATCAATACCTTTGATCCGCTTATTTTTGGTATGCACTGCATAGGGATTTTATTTTGGGCATTCGGCGCTAATCCAGTGCTTATCTTTAGCATCATGTATATTGTTATTTTCTTTTATTATCTTTTACGATTTGCGTTACAAAAGGCGATCAAATCAGCTGTCCATAATGAATTACAAGATGAAGAATTTGTCATTGTCGCACCAACGATGCGTTTCTTTCACTGGAAAATTGCCGCTAAGTCAAAAACTCACTTTTATGTTGGCCGTGCCTATAGAAGAACGGTCAACATATATGACAAATTTGAAATAGAGCCAATCCCAAAAACAGAATTTGTTGAGAAGGCAATGAAGGACCCAAATCTTGATGCATTTTTATCATTTTCCCCACTTCATCGTTGGGAAATTTCTGAACTTGAAAATGGCTTAACAGAGCTACGCTTAATCGATTTGCGCTATCGAAGTAATGATCGCTATCCATTCGTTGCGGTCGCGCATTTAAACGATGAATTAGAAATCGTTAATTCGTATACAGGCTGGATATTTACTGAAGAAAAGCTACAAAAAAAGCTACAAATTGGAGCTGGCAATGAATAA
- the recX gene encoding recombination regulator RecX: MQVVTKITRQKNNAERYNIFLNEKYAFAVDESTLIKFGLQKGKVLEQFEIDEIQYEDEIAKAFNKGLNFLSFQMRSEHEVRRKLLQAGHGEAVVQEAIHKLTKLSFLNDESFSKALLETRKRTVKKGPAAIRQDLIQKGIDKGIQNQVLSTFSHEEQLKLALELAEKAIRSNQNKTPVQVKQKIQEILLRKGYTYTVVTEILEQIELKREEDEWTALIDQQGEKIWRKYSSKFTGFELHQKVKQALYQKGFPIEIINEFIEQKEQEQYE; this comes from the coding sequence ATGCAAGTTGTTACAAAAATTACACGTCAAAAAAATAACGCGGAACGCTACAATATTTTCCTAAATGAAAAGTACGCCTTTGCGGTAGATGAAAGTACGCTCATTAAATTTGGTTTACAAAAAGGCAAAGTACTTGAGCAGTTTGAAATAGATGAAATACAATATGAAGATGAAATTGCAAAAGCATTTAATAAAGGATTGAATTTTTTAAGTTTCCAAATGCGTAGTGAGCATGAAGTGAGAAGAAAATTACTACAGGCAGGGCATGGGGAAGCAGTTGTGCAAGAGGCGATTCATAAGTTAACAAAGCTAAGCTTTTTAAATGATGAAAGCTTTTCAAAAGCATTGCTCGAAACGAGAAAGCGTACTGTTAAAAAAGGTCCAGCTGCAATCCGTCAAGATTTAATACAAAAAGGTATTGATAAAGGAATACAGAATCAGGTACTCTCAACGTTTAGCCATGAAGAACAGTTGAAACTTGCGTTAGAATTAGCAGAAAAAGCAATACGCTCTAACCAAAATAAAACGCCTGTACAAGTAAAGCAAAAAATCCAAGAGATACTACTACGTAAAGGATATACTTATACAGTAGTTACAGAAATATTAGAGCAGATCGAGCTCAAGCGTGAGGAAGATGAATGGACAGCTTTAATCGACCAGCAAGGTGAAAAAATTTGGCGGAAATATTCCTCGAAATTTACCGGCTTTGAACTTCATCAAAAAGTAAAGCAAGCACTTTATCAAAAGGGCTTTCCGATAGAAATAATTAATGAATTTATTGAGCAAAAGGAGCAAGAACAATATGAATGA
- a CDS encoding DUF4179 domain-containing protein, translating to MSIFKELNEVKLDVNELEEIPMSQIQQRRILKNVHQKIQSQKRMKRKKKRHFLAMTATFLVTSIITLNVAFPTFAEKLTSIKNIFEIFVNNDRYIFENFEEFSTDIGVTKESNGVSITVTNAVYDKEYITIAYTIKSEKDLGLRPVLRGDLVVDEYGDPYKNGHSQSFIVEKINNNEYAVLSINEVLGSKPDSIQFTWQGKDIIDLSSVNHVSGEWSFAFSLNALESKVTKLDSNNVKTTDTGVEINGVKMTESPISTTIYLSEKVDERLISKEEKELRVALIEYLVSDNLGNKHKFIHYRDIGHSTDFHVNTRSNPRITISEIDEEAEYLEITPIINVYKTTNPSGGALEPIMKPYSIEPIQIPLIK from the coding sequence ATGTCCATCTTTAAAGAATTAAATGAAGTAAAATTAGACGTAAATGAATTGGAAGAAATACCGATGTCACAGATTCAACAAAGACGTATTTTAAAGAATGTACACCAAAAAATTCAATCACAAAAACGAATGAAACGTAAAAAGAAGAGACATTTTTTAGCGATGACTGCTACTTTTTTAGTTACTTCAATTATTACATTAAATGTTGCTTTTCCAACCTTTGCAGAAAAACTAACTTCCATTAAAAACATATTTGAAATATTCGTGAATAATGACCGCTATATATTTGAGAATTTTGAAGAGTTTTCAACTGATATTGGGGTAACAAAAGAAAGTAACGGGGTTAGTATTACTGTAACTAACGCGGTTTATGATAAAGAATATATTACAATTGCTTATACGATAAAAAGTGAAAAAGATTTAGGTTTAAGACCTGTATTACGGGGAGATTTGGTTGTTGATGAATATGGAGACCCTTATAAAAATGGTCACAGCCAAAGCTTTATAGTTGAAAAAATAAATAACAATGAATATGCCGTCTTATCTATAAATGAAGTATTAGGTTCTAAACCAGATTCAATTCAATTTACATGGCAAGGAAAAGATATTATCGATTTAAGCAGTGTTAATCACGTATCTGGCGAGTGGTCTTTTGCATTTTCTTTAAATGCACTCGAAAGCAAGGTAACTAAATTGGATTCCAATAATGTAAAAACAACCGATACTGGTGTAGAAATAAATGGTGTAAAAATGACTGAATCACCAATTTCCACAACTATTTACCTTTCAGAAAAAGTTGATGAACGTCTCATATCAAAAGAAGAAAAAGAATTGAGAGTTGCCCTTATTGAATATTTAGTGTCCGATAATCTTGGAAACAAACATAAGTTTATTCATTATAGAGATATTGGACATAGTACGGATTTCCATGTAAATACGAGAAGCAATCCTAGAATTACGATAAGTGAGATTGATGAGGAAGCTGAATACCTCGAAATCACTCCGATTATTAACGTTTATAAAACAACGAATCCTAGTGGAGGTGCTCTTGAACCTATAATGAAGCCTTATAGCATTGAACCTATTCAAATTCCCTTAATAAAATAG
- a CDS encoding TIGR01777 family oxidoreductase, with amino-acid sequence MKIAIAGGTGMVGHKFSKLLLANNHEVIVLTRGASRQENNIHYVQWLTKDAKPELHLENIDAFVNLAGVSLNDGRWTKNQKNNIYSSRMESTAEVLRILSVLPKKPHVLINASAVGIYPISETTIYTEQSSEIADDFLGTVVKHWEELASQAEQLGIRTCIARFGVILAKDEGALPLMALPYQLGVGGTVGSGRQWLSWVHIDDVVRALLFLIEHSDLSGPINITTPNVKRMKDFGKAIGAALNRPHWLPVPSIALKLALGEKSVLVLEGQHVVPEKLLNAHFEFQFVSVQDAVEHLYRKSE; translated from the coding sequence ATGAAAATTGCCATTGCTGGTGGAACTGGTATGGTTGGACATAAATTTAGCAAGCTTTTATTAGCAAATAATCATGAAGTCATTGTATTAACTCGTGGCGCTAGTCGTCAGGAAAACAATATTCACTATGTTCAGTGGCTAACAAAAGACGCGAAGCCAGAGCTTCACTTAGAAAATATTGATGCTTTTGTTAACTTAGCCGGCGTTTCCCTAAATGATGGACGTTGGACTAAAAATCAAAAAAACAATATTTACTCAAGTCGAATGGAATCAACTGCAGAAGTTTTGCGCATTTTATCTGTATTACCGAAAAAGCCTCATGTATTAATTAATGCTAGTGCAGTGGGTATTTATCCGATTTCTGAGACTACTATTTATACGGAACAGTCATCTGAAATAGCAGATGATTTTTTAGGCACTGTTGTAAAGCATTGGGAAGAACTCGCGTCACAAGCTGAACAACTTGGTATTCGCACATGTATTGCTCGCTTTGGTGTTATATTAGCAAAAGATGAAGGTGCATTACCGCTTATGGCACTCCCTTATCAGCTAGGGGTTGGAGGAACTGTTGGTTCTGGTCGTCAATGGCTGAGTTGGGTTCATATTGATGATGTTGTCCGCGCATTACTTTTTTTGATCGAGCATTCTGATTTATCAGGGCCTATTAACATCACGACACCTAATGTGAAACGAATGAAGGATTTTGGTAAAGCAATTGGCGCTGCTTTAAATCGGCCACATTGGTTGCCTGTTCCGAGCATTGCTTTAAAACTTGCTCTCGGTGAAAAAAGTGTGCTCGTTTTAGAAGGTCAGCATGTAGTCCCCGAAAAATTATTAAATGCTCATTTTGAATTTCAATTTGTTTCCGTGCAAGATGCCGTTGAGCACTTATATCGGAAAAGCGAATAA
- a CDS encoding M14 family metallopeptidase codes for MDVFVRVGDSIWYYSQVFNLPLQLIIDSNPNINAQALTLNQIIKIPGYVTSQYTIQSGDSIWAIAQRNNMIPDAIFLLNPTLNPNRLQIGQVILLPIRVTWRIVNGKQDYDYSTMIRDINNLGMIYPFMLKESIGNSVLGNEIPGLFIGNGQKHVHFNASFHANEWITTPVVMTFLNDYLLSLTNNGSIRGIYTLPLYLQTYLSVVPMVNPDGVDLVLNGPPADETVRANLIEWNNGSNDFSGWKANINGVDLNDQFPAGWEIERERNPKSPGPRDYGGESPLSQPESIAMADLTREGDFARVLAFHTQGEVIYWGFQGLEPPESEPLVNEFARVSGYEPIQTIDSYAGYKDWFIQDWRRPGFTVELGLGTNPLPISQFDEIYEEALGIFLVALYWS; via the coding sequence ATGGACGTTTTCGTTAGAGTAGGGGATTCTATTTGGTATTACAGCCAAGTTTTTAATCTTCCTCTTCAATTAATTATTGATTCCAATCCAAATATAAACGCACAAGCACTTACGCTTAATCAAATAATCAAAATTCCTGGGTACGTAACAAGCCAATATACAATTCAATCTGGAGATTCTATTTGGGCGATTGCACAAAGAAATAATATGATCCCAGATGCAATTTTTCTACTGAATCCAACTTTAAATCCAAACAGGCTACAAATTGGGCAAGTAATCTTGCTACCTATCCGTGTAACTTGGAGAATAGTTAACGGAAAACAAGATTACGATTATAGCACAATGATTAGGGACATTAACAACTTGGGAATGATTTATCCGTTTATGTTGAAGGAGTCGATCGGAAATTCTGTATTGGGTAATGAAATTCCAGGACTTTTTATTGGTAACGGACAAAAGCATGTACATTTTAATGCTTCATTTCATGCGAATGAGTGGATTACAACACCAGTTGTGATGACATTTTTAAATGATTATTTATTATCGCTTACGAATAATGGCTCGATAAGAGGAATTTATACATTGCCATTATATCTGCAAACGTATTTAAGCGTCGTCCCCATGGTTAATCCAGATGGGGTAGATTTAGTACTAAATGGTCCTCCAGCAGATGAAACGGTGCGTGCAAATTTAATTGAGTGGAATAATGGCAGCAACGATTTTTCAGGTTGGAAAGCAAATATTAATGGCGTAGACTTAAATGACCAGTTTCCAGCAGGGTGGGAAATAGAAAGAGAACGCAATCCAAAATCTCCAGGGCCACGTGATTATGGGGGAGAAAGTCCATTATCGCAACCGGAATCTATAGCAATGGCCGACCTCACAAGAGAAGGGGACTTTGCTCGAGTATTAGCATTCCATACACAAGGTGAAGTCATTTATTGGGGGTTTCAAGGATTAGAACCACCAGAATCAGAGCCGTTAGTAAACGAGTTTGCACGGGTGAGCGGATATGAGCCTATTCAAACAATAGATAGTTATGCAGGATATAAGGATTGGTTTATTCAAGATTGGCGAAGACCTGGTTTTACTGTAGAGCTAGGGCTCGGAACCAACCCCTTGCCAATTTCTCAATTTGATGAAATATACGAAGAAGCGCTCGGAATTTTTTTAGTTGCACTATATTGGAGTTAA
- a CDS encoding sigma-70 family RNA polymerase sigma factor, with translation MKISDENVVQQIKLRNEKTISYLVKTYGGLLNGIIRRYLNGKEQDIEECFADVLVSIWFHIDSFDSSKNEFKQWIAAIAKYRAIDYIRKSEKTKQHVSSNFIFDERSLNSQNENINELDLSSLLSKLNDTERAIFEKYYVQGVPTEEIATEFQVKQSWVYNKLSRGRKKLKSILLKGEV, from the coding sequence TTGAAAATATCTGATGAAAATGTTGTACAACAAATAAAACTCAGAAACGAAAAAACCATTAGCTATCTTGTAAAAACTTATGGTGGGCTACTAAATGGAATTATTCGTAGGTATTTGAATGGGAAAGAACAGGATATAGAGGAATGCTTTGCAGATGTGTTAGTTTCGATTTGGTTCCATATTGATTCCTTTGATTCATCAAAAAATGAGTTTAAGCAATGGATTGCAGCAATTGCCAAGTATCGCGCCATTGACTATATAAGAAAATCTGAAAAAACAAAGCAGCACGTTAGTAGTAACTTTATTTTTGATGAGCGTAGTTTGAATTCACAAAATGAAAATATAAATGAATTAGATTTATCTAGTTTACTGAGTAAATTGAACGATACTGAACGTGCAATATTTGAAAAGTATTATGTACAAGGTGTACCAACTGAAGAGATTGCAACTGAATTTCAAGTTAAGCAATCTTGGGTCTACAATAAGCTTTCGAGAGGAAGAAAAAAATTAAAAAGCATATTATTGAAAGGCGAGGTGTAA
- a CDS encoding YfhJ family protein: MYEKLTQQLLEKNPEMSANRARVWVELLCSDFEATSAKAGADYRGSEYTGKLVGQLIESYGNQLHLFAAKNPKYAHLLNDSEDTMN; the protein is encoded by the coding sequence ATGTATGAAAAGCTCACGCAGCAGCTATTAGAAAAAAATCCTGAAATGTCAGCAAACCGTGCACGTGTATGGGTTGAATTGCTTTGCAGTGATTTTGAGGCAACTTCAGCAAAGGCCGGCGCTGATTACCGTGGTTCAGAGTACACAGGAAAGTTAGTTGGCCAACTAATTGAGAGTTATGGCAACCAGCTACATTTATTTGCAGCTAAAAACCCGAAATATGCACATTTATTAAATGATAGTGAAGATACTATGAATTAA
- a CDS encoding ZIP family metal transporter, which translates to MQYLPIILSSLCTGLGAIPVLLIKNVSHKRKDTLLAYTAGIMVAASAYGLIPSALKLSNMTVLVIGILFGTFVLTILESLIPHVDLDHSRKPATNSNVIILFLLAMSLHNLPEGLSVGISNASNEQELGALVSFAIGLQNVPDGFLVALFLVTQNVSRGKAIFWATFTGIIELCAGLIGMLFGESFNYIIPYGLAFAAGSMLFVVYKELIPESHGDGNERVATLAFIFGFLTMVILTDWFR; encoded by the coding sequence ATGCAGTATTTACCTATTATCCTTTCTTCTCTTTGTACAGGCTTAGGAGCAATACCTGTTTTGTTAATTAAAAATGTTTCTCATAAAAGAAAGGATACATTGCTTGCTTATACAGCAGGCATTATGGTTGCAGCTTCAGCATATGGTTTAATTCCATCTGCTCTAAAGCTATCTAATATGACTGTGTTAGTTATTGGGATACTGTTTGGTACATTTGTCCTTACGATATTAGAAAGTCTCATTCCACATGTTGATTTAGATCACTCACGTAAACCAGCGACTAATTCTAATGTAATCATTTTGTTTTTGTTAGCCATGTCTTTACATAACTTACCTGAAGGCTTGTCTGTCGGAATTAGTAATGCGAGCAATGAACAGGAGTTAGGAGCGCTTGTTTCCTTTGCTATCGGACTTCAAAATGTACCTGATGGATTTTTGGTAGCCTTATTTTTAGTAACACAAAATGTAAGTCGTGGTAAAGCCATTTTCTGGGCTACCTTTACTGGAATTATAGAATTGTGTGCTGGACTAATCGGAATGTTATTTGGAGAATCGTTTAATTATATTATCCCTTATGGACTTGCTTTTGCTGCTGGTTCAATGCTCTTTGTTGTTTATAAAGAATTAATTCCAGAGAGTCATGGAGATGGCAATGAAAGAGTAGCGACTTTAGCCTTCATTTTTGGCTTTCTTACAATGGTTATTCTAACGGATTGGTTTCGATAA
- the rlmD gene encoding 23S rRNA (uracil(1939)-C(5))-methyltransferase RlmD: MEVGQKFPLTIKRLGINGEGVGFYKRNVVFVKGAIPGEEVTVKLTKVDRKFAEAEILNIRKESEYRQVAPCPVYDECGGCQLQHMSYEAQLLHKRDIVVQALEKYAKDIAATTEIRPMLGMDNPWHYRNKSQFQVRKDGKRVYAGLFAEGTNKLLNINECLVQHPVTSKITVATRKALQKLNITIYDGKNLNGLVRTIVVRTGMRSGETQVCLVTTRHELPHKEELIERIKKIDPSIVSITQNINREKTSLIFGEETIILDGKEAIHEQLGEFAFDLSTRAFFQLNPEQTVHLYDEIKKAAALTGKENVVDAYCGVGTIGMWLAEGAREVRGMDNVDEAIADAKYNARTNEGLQHVRFFPGSADKWLFRWAKEGYRPDVISVDPPRTGLEPGFIKTVLKIKPKRLVYTSCNPSTLARDLQELSKAYKVTYIQPVDMFPQTSHVECVAQLLLK; the protein is encoded by the coding sequence ATGGAAGTTGGGCAAAAGTTCCCACTAACGATAAAACGGCTTGGAATTAACGGTGAGGGTGTTGGCTTTTATAAACGCAATGTCGTATTCGTAAAAGGCGCCATTCCTGGAGAAGAAGTAACAGTAAAATTAACTAAGGTTGACCGTAAATTTGCCGAAGCAGAAATTTTAAATATAAGAAAAGAAAGCGAATACCGCCAAGTAGCACCTTGCCCAGTATATGATGAATGTGGTGGCTGCCAATTACAGCACATGAGTTATGAAGCACAGCTTCTGCATAAGCGAGATATTGTAGTACAAGCATTAGAAAAATATGCAAAAGATATTGCCGCAACAACTGAGATTCGCCCGATGCTCGGTATGGATAACCCTTGGCATTATCGCAACAAATCACAGTTCCAAGTACGTAAAGATGGCAAGCGTGTTTATGCCGGCCTATTTGCAGAGGGTACCAACAAGCTATTAAATATTAATGAATGTTTAGTGCAGCATCCTGTAACATCGAAAATTACAGTTGCTACACGAAAAGCATTACAAAAATTAAATATCACTATTTATGATGGCAAAAACTTAAATGGTTTAGTACGTACAATTGTTGTACGTACGGGAATGCGTTCAGGTGAAACGCAAGTGTGCCTTGTCACAACACGCCATGAGTTACCTCATAAAGAAGAATTGATCGAACGTATAAAAAAAATCGACCCGTCTATCGTATCGATTACACAAAATATTAATCGCGAAAAAACATCCCTAATTTTCGGTGAAGAAACTATCATATTAGATGGTAAAGAAGCGATTCATGAACAATTAGGTGAGTTTGCTTTTGATTTATCAACTCGTGCATTCTTCCAATTAAACCCGGAGCAAACCGTTCATTTATATGATGAAATTAAAAAGGCTGCCGCGCTTACTGGCAAGGAAAATGTTGTCGATGCTTATTGTGGAGTTGGAACAATTGGTATGTGGCTAGCAGAAGGAGCTCGTGAAGTGCGCGGGATGGACAATGTAGATGAGGCAATTGCCGATGCAAAATATAATGCTCGTACAAATGAAGGCTTACAGCATGTTCGCTTCTTCCCTGGTTCGGCTGATAAATGGCTATTCCGTTGGGCAAAGGAAGGCTATCGACCTGACGTTATTTCTGTAGATCCACCACGTACTGGTTTAGAGCCTGGCTTCATTAAGACGGTTCTTAAAATCAAGCCAAAGCGCCTAGTTTATACTTCTTGTAACCCGTCCACTTTAGCACGCGATTTACAAGAGCTATCAAAAGCATACAAGGTTACGTATATTCAACCTGTTGATATGTTCCCACAAACATCCCATGTTGAGTGTGTCGCACAACTTCTATTAAAATAA
- the mutY gene encoding A/G-specific adenine glycosylase, with protein MNYQFTKQFRQSLVNWFIEEQRDLPWRHTKEPYKIWVSEVMLQQTRVDTVIPYYNRFIEKYPTSESLAYANEEELLKMWEGLGYYSRARNLQAGVREVVEVYGGKVPDNRVDISKLKGVGPYTAGAILSIAYGKPEHAVDGNVMRVLSRVLNIDADIALPKTKKIFEHAVTELIDPNNTSAFNQGLMELGALICTPTSPKCLLCPVRDYCTAFHEGDPASLPVKSKKVKTKKIDLDVFVVRDKEGRYLMEKRPSEGLLANMWQFVMVERKEDENSLDQVEQQYGMKLNQALAVPIINFKHIFTHLTWQIESHLVDVETMPETLCNDVAFYTKEQIAEIPMPVPMLKIWRKLV; from the coding sequence GTGAATTATCAATTTACGAAACAATTTCGCCAATCTTTAGTGAATTGGTTTATAGAGGAGCAAAGAGATCTCCCGTGGCGTCATACTAAAGAGCCCTATAAAATTTGGGTATCTGAAGTAATGCTGCAACAAACAAGAGTTGATACGGTTATTCCGTATTATAATCGCTTTATTGAAAAATATCCGACTTCCGAAAGCTTAGCATATGCAAATGAAGAAGAATTATTAAAAATGTGGGAAGGTCTTGGCTATTATTCACGAGCACGTAATTTACAAGCAGGTGTGCGCGAAGTCGTTGAAGTGTATGGAGGAAAAGTACCAGACAATCGTGTCGATATTTCCAAGCTTAAAGGTGTTGGTCCATATACAGCAGGTGCAATTTTAAGCATCGCATATGGGAAACCTGAGCATGCTGTGGATGGTAATGTAATGCGTGTACTTAGTCGTGTATTAAATATTGATGCGGATATTGCTTTACCAAAAACAAAGAAAATTTTTGAGCATGCTGTTACAGAACTAATAGATCCAAATAATACATCTGCCTTTAATCAGGGTTTAATGGAGCTTGGTGCCTTGATTTGTACGCCAACCTCGCCAAAATGTTTACTTTGCCCTGTCCGTGATTATTGTACAGCCTTCCATGAGGGTGATCCAGCGAGCTTACCAGTGAAATCCAAAAAAGTGAAAACAAAAAAAATAGACCTAGATGTGTTTGTTGTCCGAGACAAGGAAGGCCGATACTTAATGGAAAAAAGACCATCAGAAGGATTGCTAGCAAATATGTGGCAATTTGTAATGGTTGAACGAAAAGAAGATGAAAATAGCCTTGACCAAGTAGAGCAACAATACGGTATGAAGTTAAATCAAGCATTAGCGGTTCCGATTATTAATTTTAAGCATATTTTCACCCATTTAACGTGGCAGATTGAAAGTCATTTAGTCGATGTAGAGACTATGCCAGAAACATTATGCAATGACGTAGCCTTTTACACAAAAGAACAAATTGCTGAAATACCGATGCCCGTTCCGATGTTGAAAATTTGGAGAAAATTAGTATAA